DNA sequence from the Phocoena sinus isolate mPhoSin1 chromosome 9, mPhoSin1.pri, whole genome shotgun sequence genome:
GGGTCTCGGCGTGGGGTGGTTGCTTCCCGTGGACTAACAGGAAGCCCCCTTGAGCTAAAGTACAGGGGAAGTCCTTTCTAAAGCTAAGCTCTGTCACCACGGGTGAGGGATGAGTTCTCACCTCGCCTCATGGCACCCTGGGCATGTGTGGGCTGGGGGAGGCTGGCAGGGCCTCCTGGAGGACAGGGGTGGCTGTCCTTGtcagggtggggggtggatgcCTCAGGTGCTCTGAGGCTTCCCCATcagcccccagccctgtgccCCAGTCCCTCTGTCATCCTAGCCAGGCTGTGAGTACCAGGGACACCAGTATCAGAGCCAGGAGACCTTCAGACTCCAAGAGAGTGGCCGCTGTGTCCGCTGCTCCTGCCAGGTAGGCAGTGCCGCTGTCTCACGCCCCGGATCTGTCTTGTCCCTTGAGGGCCACtcacccagcctccctcctagGCCGGCGAGGTCTCCTGTGAGGAGCAGGAGTGCCCGGGCGCCCCCTGCACCCTGTCTGACTCtggcccccagctctgcccaggtgtgtgtgttgaggggtaACCACGAAAGGGTGCTTCTCCCAGCAGCTAGAGATGGAGGAGTGTTCCTTCACCGTAAGGGGAGGCATTCCTAAGTCCACCAGCCATTCCAGAGTGTGTTCAGAGGCTGCTGTGGGGAGGGCTAAGCCAGGGTCTTGGGAAGGGTCTTATGGTCTGGGAAGGGCAGGGATGGGTGGATGTGTCCAGGTTGCCATGGTgacagcccccctcccccgccccttgcTGTAGCCTGCGTGCTTGGTGGAGAGGAGTTTGCTGAGGGGGTCCAGTGGGAGCCTGATGGTCAGCCCTGCACAACCTGTTCCTGTCAAGCTGGGGTGCCCGTGTGCAGGGCTTtgctctgctccccagccccctgccagCACCCCACCAAGCCCCCCGGTGAGTGCCCCACCCCAATCTAGCTTTCTTCCCCTGCCTTGCCTGGCCCACCCTGATCGGCTGGGCTGTGATCACCCTGCTCTACCCAGGTGCCTGCTGCCCCAGCTGTGAGAGCTGCACCTACCACGGCCAAGTGTACGCCAACGGGCAGAACTTCACAGATGCAGACAGCCCTTGCCACACCTGCTACTGCGAGGTACCTCCCCAGGCTTGCTGCTGCCCTGCTGAGCCCCTCCCGGGGCCCACCCCCATTGCCTTCTCACCTGCTCCCAGGATGGGACCGTGACATGCTCCTTGGTCAACTGCCCTCCCACAACCTGTGCCAGGCCCCAGAGTGGACCCGGCCAGTGCTGCCCCAGGTGCCCAGGTACGTGCTTACTGTACCTGTCTGGCTTGGTGAACCCTTGACCCTGCCACTCCATGGCCCCGTGGGCCCAACGGATACCTTAGAAAGCAATGGCCTTCCGAATTTTTCAGTCTGACAAAGCTTGGGACTCTCTGGAACTCACAGGGTACGGGTGGGAGAGAAGAGTAGACATTCGTTTGTCCCTTCATGTTACGACACCaccctttccctcctttcctacACTTCCTCTTCCAATACCCTCACCATGCACATCTATTCGTATATCTACCTGTATAAGCCTGGTTCATGCAACAAATGTTCAGGTTTCCTATGCAAGAGACTGGGAGCTGGGATGCTGTGTGCCCTGATGCCTGCCCACACGGAGAGTATGCAGGGCGCGTATCACAAACACAGGCATGCACATGCATGAGCCCTTCGGCTCTTCACCCTCAGAGGCACACACATCTGCCTGCAGGTAAaggaactaaacacacacacacacacacacacacacacaagtgtgtgCTCGGGGAGATACGCTTGTCCGTATAcacagcccctcctcctcctcctctccctccatgGGGACAGCTTCCAAGTGGCACTTCTGCAGTGGCTCTGGACTCAAGGGTAGAGGGACTGTCAGCCTGCTCCTTGCACTGTCAGTCTTTGTCTCCACTCCTGCCCACCCGCCCCACTGCCCAGACTGCATCCTGGAGAAGCAAGTGTTTATGGATGGCGAGAGCTTCTCCCACCCTCGAGACCCCTGTCAGGAATGCCAGTGCCGGGAAGGCCATGCCCACTGCCAACCTCGGGCCTGCCCCAGGGCCTCCTGTGCCCACCCGTTGCCTGGTCCCTGTTGCCAGAACAACTGCAATGGTGAGGTGGGCGGGATGGGGGGTGGTCCCTCAGGATGGCTTGGCCCCATCTATAGGCCTTTAGGGCTGGGAGGGCAGCATGCCCTGGGGGAAGGGGGGCCTCTCCCAGGCCCatagctcccccctcccccaggctgtgCCTTTGCTGGGAAAGAGTACCCCAACGGAGCAGACTTCCCCCACCCCTCTGACCCCTGCCGCCTGTGTCGCTGTCTGGTGAGTCTGCCACCTGGATGGGAAGGAAGAGTGGGGGGGGCACTTGGGGAGACCAGGAGAAGTCCGCCAAGGTGAGGGTGAGAAGGGGAGGGGTCTCCTCCACCTTCTACCACTGACTTGGCCTGGCCTCGTCCATCTGCAGAGCGGCCACGTGCAGTGCCCGGCCCGCCGCTGCCCGCCCTTGCCCTGTCCAGAGCCGCTCCTGTTGCCAGGAGAGTGCTGCCCGCAGTGCCCGGGTAGGAGCCGCACCCCTCGCCACTCCTCCGGGGAGACTCCCTcagcagcctccctccccacccccccacccccccccaccccccacccccgctgacGCTTGCTCTCTGGCTGCAGCCACCCCCTCTGGCTGCCCTCGGCCCGGGGGCGGGGTCCCCGTCCGCCACCAGGAGCACTTCTCCCAGCCCGACGACCCCTGCCGCCGCTGCCTCTGCCTCGACGGCTCCGTGTCCTGCCAGCTGCTGCCCTGCCCACCGGCGCCCTGCACCCACCCGCGCCAGGGGCCCTGCTGCCCCTCCTGTGACGGTAACGCCCCGACTGCACCTGCCCGCACTCCTTCCAGCTCCACCCCGGAACCTCACCTGCTCCGTCCCCCTCTTACTCTGCGTCCCTCTTTACCTCCAGGCGGGGCGCcaccccttctcccccttcctcctggccCGCTCCTCCGGGGCGGGGTTCTCACTAAGAAAGTGCGGGAACAGTGCCCACCCAGCCCGCAGGGCCCGGGAGGTAGTGCGCCTGGTGCGCCACCTCCAAGGCCCCCCAGCCCCTCGCCTGCCCCCCAGGCTGCCTGTACCAGGGGAAGGAGTTCGCCAGTGGCGAGCGCTTCCCTTCGCCCACTGCCCGGTGCCACGTCTGCCTCTGCTGGGAGGGCAGCGTCAGCTGCGAGCCCAGGGCCTGTGCCCCAGCACAGTGCCCCTTCCCTGCCAGGGGTGACTGCTGCCCTACCTGTGATGGTGAGGGGGCGGGAACTGTACGGGTGGGGGGACAGGAGGGCGGGGTCAAAGTCATCTTTACTGCCCTAGAGTgggtcaaaaatatttattaccgTAAGACAAAAGCCCTGGACCAAATTCTGTGTGGGTTTTCCCTACGGATTGGACAgggagcttttttcttttttgtaatatttatttatttattggctgtgttgggtcttggttgcagcacatgggatctttcgttgcggtgcattgtggctcactggctcagtagttgcaggcGTGAGGGCTTAGTtcccccgcggcatgtgggatcttagttccccgagcagggatccaactggcgtcccctgcattgcaagatcgattcttaaccactggaccacagggaaggcCCTGGACAGGGAGCTTCTTTGCAGGCTGAAGGGGAGAAAGTTTGCCCTTTGGCCAATCCAACTGCCACCCCCCAGACCCCTTTACCCACCGGCCAAGAATgagcccttccctccccaccaggtCTTTGAGGCCTTGGCCTCAGGCCAGGCCCAAGCTCAGAGCTGGATGACTGGTCTCCTCTCCCTGATTTCTGccgctccccccaccctccctgtcctctCTCCAAGGCTGCGAGTACCTATGGGAGTCCTACCTGAGCAGCCAGGACTTTCCGGATCCCCGAGAGCCCTGCAATCTGTGTACCTGTCTCGGAGGCTTCGTGAACTGTAGCCGCCGGCCCTGTGAGCCTCTGGGCTGCAGCCACCCGCTCACCCCGTCTGGGCACTGCTGCCCAACCTGCCAGGGTAGACCTGCCCTCCCACTGCCCTTCTCAACTCCCGGCCTCCCTTCGGCTGCTGCGAGTCCCCTGGTCTGGTCACTGTCACCCCTCCCCCGAGACAGCCACGCAGCAAGCCCACAGACTGGGTTTTCCTGGGGTTCCTCACCCCATACTCGAGCCCTCCTCTCCGTCCCTGCTGTCACCTCGCGCCAACTGTGAAGGGCACCACACAACCACCCCTGTGCTGTCAGACCTTCCCACTCTTCAGCTGTCTCCCTGCCTTCCCAAAATAGCACGTCACCAGACTCCAAGCCATTCAGTGGCTTCCACTGCCCTTGAGTCACCCAAGCACATTTGGGCAACTTCCTTCCCCCGTGGCTTCTAAAGAAGCCACCCTCCCGAGCCCAGCCCACCTCTCGCCTTCATTTCCACTGTGCCCGTTCCTCTCATCTTCCTCCCACGAGGGCCCTGCTCTGTGATCCCACCCTCAGTCCCCCCCGCCGTGCTTCACGCATGCAAGTCTCACCACCGTGGTCTGGCTGAAGTCTTTCCTCCCGCCCCTCACCTTCCCAGCCACTCACCACTCTTTCTGACTCTTAGCTAAGCTTTGGTAGAGGACCCCAGGCccggctgtgtgtgtgtgtgtgtgtctgtgttggtgtgtgtgcctgtgtcagCAGAGGGATCCACTGATTGCGGCTCTGCCTTGTATTCCCCCCTCTGCCAGGATGCCTCTATCATGGGGTCACCGCTGCCCCCGGAGAGACCCTTCCTGACCCGCTCGACCCCACCTGCTCCATCTGCACCTGCCAGGTGAGGCGGCCCTTTGGGGGCTTGGAGCCCTTCATCCCTTGATCCTCCTCTCTGGCCAGAAAGAGGTCGTCTCCTCCTCCCAGGGTACACGCTGCCTGTGACATCCATCAGGACAGATTGGGCTCAGGCCTCCTGGGCTGAGGGAGGGGGTCTGGGCCGGGCAGGTCAGTAGGGGCACACCCCCATGAGGCCGCATGTGGCCTGGTTTGAGGGTGTGATGACATGGGAAGTGGCAGCGTGACCTCTCTCCCCCAGGAAGGCTCCATGCGCTGCCGGAAGAAGCCGTGTGCTCCAGCTCTgtgcccccatccctccccagggCCTTGCTTCTGCCCTGTTTGCCACAGTGAGCACACACGCCCCGCCGCCCCCCCACGCCTCCCCCTCCCGCTCTGCCAGACCTGACGCTGGACTGGTAGCACAGCCCCCGCCCAGGACACATGTCACCCACAGGCTGCCTCTCTCAGGGCCGGGAGCACCAGGACGGGGAGGAGTTTGAGGGGCCCGCAGGCAGCTGTGAGCGCTGTCGCTGTCAGGTGTGGTAGGGAGGTGGCAGAGCGGGCAGGGGCGGGGTCAGCTGGCCTGGAGAGCAAGTCACTGACCAGGCATCTCCTGCAGGCTGGCCAGGTCAGCTGTGAGCGGCTGCAGTGCCCACCTCTGCCCTGCCCACTCCAGGTCACAGAGCCGGGGAGCTGCTGCCCTCGCTGCAGAGGTACGTCTGGCCAGTGGGGCTGCTCCCTTGTTTCCGTCCCTCCATcggccccacctccctcccctcagctctCCTCCAGACTTCCCACCTCCCTGTCCACCCGTCTGTCCCTCCCACACCTCAGCCCTTGAGCTCTCACCACATTCACCTTCAGCTCTTCCTACCTATCCCCGCCCCTGGCCTATCCAGACCGTCTCCCCTTCTAGGTGCTTATTAGAATCTCCTCAAAGCTGCCCATTCCTAACCACGCCCCATTCATAATgatcattaacatttattgagcatataccatgtgctaagcactttacacatacCTCATCTGATGCACACAACGATCTCAacaagtaggtattattattaacttttcccattttatagatgagaaaactgaggtaacATAACTTACCTGTGGTCACTTAGCCAGTAGATGGCAGAGTCAAGATTTGCATCTAGGCCATCTGTTTCTAGAGTAGGGGCCTTTTTTAGCCTGTGTGAGCCCTCGCCCCGTATACTGCCCAGCATGGTATAGGAACTGTCAGCGTCTCCTTGCCCTGAGATGaaatccccatttaacagatggggagactgagactTGTAGAGATTGAGTTACCTTGGGCACACGGTTACTGATGGAGCCTCTCATTCATCCCACGTGCATTTATTACACACTTGCTGCAGGCCAGGTACTGTTGCTGGCGCTGGGCTATAAGAGACAGTGCCTGCTGCCTGGCACTGGGTCTAGCAAGCAAGCAGACGAGGAATGGGATTAGAGTCCAGGTGTTCTGACCCCGACCCAGTGTCTTTCCCCTCCATCACAGGCAGGAGTTCTGTCCCAGGACACCTTTCCACTATATCCCTGCAGAAACCCCTCCTGGCACCCACATACCCTACTGAGCACCCAGGGTGAGGGGGCAGACATGCAGAACCCAGACTCAGAGCTCATCCCTGCCCACCTCGGACACAGGCTGCCTGGTTCATGGGGAAGAGCACCCTGAAGGCAGTAGCTGGGAGCCCCCCAACAGCCCCTGTTCCTCCTGCATGTGTCATGAGGGTGTCATCACCTGTGCCCGCGTCCAGTGTGTCACCTCCTGTGCCCAGCCTCACCTGGGGCCCCGTGACTGCTGCCCTCGATGCTCTGGTACtgggagcctggggtgggggggcgtgggCAGGGAGGCAGTGCCCTGTCAGCATCTCCCTGCCATTGCCCTGGGCTGGGCGGCAGAGATGCGTCGTTCCAGGAGAAGTGGCCCTCATTCTTATGCACACCCCATTCTCTGAGGCTGGGGGGCCTGGCATTGCTGCCAGCCTGAAAGCTCCCTGATTCTGTTCTGCTCTTAACCCCCCACCCAACCCCTGCCAAGCCTGTGAGCATGAGGGTCGGAAGTATGAGCCCGGGGAGAGCTTCCAGCCTGGCACAGACCCCTGTGAAGTGTGCACCTGTGAGGTAGGGGAGCGCAACGCTGAGGGGCAGCCTGGACCCTGCGGGGAGCAGGCATTGTGGGGAGTCAGGAGTGTGTCCCTGTGGCCAGGGAGTGAGGCAGGGGCTTGGGGTGAAGAGCCTGCAGGGCCAGCAAGTCTGGGGGGGCAGGCAGTGGGCGGGCCCTCCTGGCTGGAGTGTGGGGTGATGTGGGTAGAAGGTTGCGGGGAGATGCCTGGGAATTGGTTGGGGGCCATACTGGGGAACTTCTATTTGAAAGGTAAGGGTGAGCCAATGAAAGGGTTTTGAGCAGGCAATCGACATCATAGATCAGGAGATTAGGCAATGGGATTGGGGAGGGGGATGGCATGGGAGCGCAGAAGGGTCAAAGGCCACATGAAGGTTCAGGCCCCAGTGACTGCAGGCAGCAGGCACTGTCCTCTCTGGGGACTGGGGCATGGGGTGAGGAGATGCTCAGTCTCTCTGCACACTGTCGTCTGATCTGCCCAAGGCAGATGGAGGAGCCTGGCATCCAGAGGAAAGAGGGTGGCTCTCAGCTTCCATGGCCTGGGACCCACCCCCTGCTCGCTCATTCAGCTGCAGCCTGAGGGAACTCCCAGCCTTCGCTGTCACCGGCGGCAGTGTCCCAGCCTGGTGGGCTGTCCCGCCAGCCAGCTCCTGCCCCCTGGGCCCCAGCATTGCTGCCCCACCTGTGCCCGTGAGTCCCCGGACTGGGGGGGAAAGAGGGCAGGGCTGCCAACCCCAGAGTGACACTGGAAGGGCCAGCCAGCCCTCCTTCACAGTACCAGCCCCAGCCCTTTCCTGAGTCCAGTGGATTGTTCTGGAAACCTGTACCCTGGAGGGTGAGACCTGTAATACCCTAAGGGGAAACGGGAAGCTAGCAGGACCCCTTGACTCTGAAGCCTGGTGCATCTTGTCCAGCAGGTGGCGCTGCAGGGTTGCAGCTGTGCTGGCTGCtggcttcttgagggcagggatattAGGACCAGAGGGGCAGTGAGTCGCCCAGCtacagaggtggggagaggtgttcttgtcaacacttgttcGGATGTGCTGCtgcagggaaagaggaaaggcacagtatttactaagcacctactgcatgccacGCACTGTACTTGGTGCTTTTAGTAAACAGCATCACGTTTAATTCTCAGTTACCCAGTGAGGAGGTGTTATTACTCCTTTtgttaacagatgaagaaattgaggttcagagaagttgaTTAATTTGCCCAAAATGGCACAGGCACTGAGTGCTGGAGCCAGGATTGGAACCTGGGGTACCTGGCTCATTGTGCTTCCTTTCAGACGATGAGTGGGAGGGCGAGCAGGGCGGGCAGCCCAGTGTTCCTTAGTGACCTCAGGCTGAGGAAGCCACGCTTTGTCCGTTTTCAGGCCCTCCATGCTAGCAGCCTAGCAAAGTTCCTTTTCAAAAGTCCAAACTTTTCTTTGctggaacaaaaggaaaagggatCTGTCATTCCTGGAATCAAGGTGTTAGGGCCATAAGTATGCCCTGGTCCCAAAAAGCCTGGGGACGCAGTAGGGGGATAAGGGGTCAGTTAGGctttgtcccccacccccatcctggcaGCATCTCCCATACTGCGTTCTTGTCTTCACAGAGCCGCTGAGTCCCTGCACGGAGCACCTGCGGGGGTCTAAGCTGGCCCCGCCAGACCCCTGCTACACCTGCCAGTGCCAGGTGAGCCCTCCTGCCTTGGGGATTCCTCAAGCCCCCTCTTCTCCTCTGTGGGCTGTGGCTGCGACTCCTCTCCTGCAGCAGCTCTGGACTTCCTACTCACCCCTGATATTTGCCCACTTGTCCTGAATGTCGCATCCTGCCTAGGtcctgctccctccctgctgtTCTCTACCTGTCGTGTGTTCCTGTGCCCTTCCACAGGACCTGACTTGGCTCTGCATTCACCGGGCCTGTCCTGAGCCCAGCTGTCCCCTGTTGGAGCGCCATACCCCCCCTGGGAGCTGCTGTCCCGTGTGCCAGGGTTCATGCCCAATTTTGTTCTGCATCCTCAGAGCCGAAGCcaggagggagacaggaggggTGGCATCCATGGGCCAAGTGGGCAACCTGGGGTGTGCACTCAGAATGCAGGCTTTGTTCTTTTGTAGAAAGGGAGGGCTGTTcgttgggggtggaggagggaccCATGAGGtagagggaggcagggaatgAAGCCTGGATTCTCAAGGCCTGGCCTGAGGCTTGGCTCAAGGACCCGAGGCCCACTAGCAGGGCATCGCACAGCTGAGCTGGCAGCCGGCCCAGAGGAAAGTTCCAGCTTCTGGCTTTTGTGGCTTCCGGGACACTCTGGACATCCCGAGCACTGGTGCCGGGTCTGCCATCTAGTAGGCCATGGTGCTGGTTGAAGAAATCAACACCATCAGGGTGCTAATTGGATGGGGTGGGCACTGCCCTGCCCTGGCCTTCAGGGTGAGCTCATGCAGGCGGAATGACAGTGCTCTCCCATCCCCATTTCTTCCTCCTCAGAATGTGTGGTGGAAGCTGAGGGCCAGAGAGTGGCAGATGGAGAGAGCTGGCGGGACCCCAGCGACGACTGTATCACTTGCACCTGCCGtgtgagctgggggtgggagggtgagggtggaggaCCTGAGAGATGGATAAAGGGAGGAGCTTCTGGTCACTGGACCAGAGAATATGGGGTCTTCGAGGTAATCAGAAAAATGCGCCCCCTCTGGGCATCCCTTGTGAGGGCAGGTAGCTGAAGGTGCATTTCATCCCCTACCTGAACGTGAAGTGGCTGTTCttgtggggcaggggcagagagagagggggctCCCGCCCCAGTCCCTGATCCAGAAGGGCTCCGAGAGTGTGAGGCCAGGGACTCCAGGCCCTGCCGGAAGTCCCTAGAGCCATGGCATCTGTCCTCAGCGGGGCCGCGTGGAGTGCCACCTGGAAGAGTGCCAGGCCCTCTCCTGCCCCCACGGCTGGGCGAAGGTGCGGGAGGCTGGCAGGTGCTGTGAGAGATGCCAAGGTGCGGGctagggagatgggggagggtcagggagggGGGAGGCGGGAGCGAGACCCAGTGTGAGGGATGGGCAGCGGACCCTCGCCCCTTACTGTCCCCTCAGCCCCCGCCCAGTCGTGCGCGCACCAGGGCCGGCAGGTGGCCTCCGGGGAGCGCTGGGCCGTGGACGCGTGCACCAGTTGCTCCTGCGTAGCCGGCGCCGTGAGCTGCCAGAGCCAGCGCTGCCCGCCGCTCTCCTGCGGGCCCGTGAGTGCTGCTGTCTGAGGCGGTGGGATGGGTGGCCACTTGGCACCGCCCCCCTGGGTGCCCCGGGGAAGGAGGAAGCTGGACTTGCCCGGGTCATGCAGTTCCCGAAGTAGCCACGAGGTGGCGCTCTGACACACCCCCCCCGCCAGCAGTAAGCCGAGGAGCCCTGGAGCCTCCCCAGCGATCCTCCGTGCCCCGGGAGGCTCTGCGTGGGGCACGGCAGGGAGCGCAGCGTGTCTGACGGTGTCTGGGGCGGAGGCCAGGACGAGGCCCCCGCCCTGCGTCCCGGCAGCTGCTGCCCCCGCTGCCTGACCCGCCCCGGTTCCTGCATGGCCTTCGGAGACCCTCATTACCGCACCTTCGACGGCCGCCTGTTGCACTTCCAGGGCAGCTGCAGCTACGTACTGGCCAAGGACTGCCGTGGAGGCGACTTTAGGTGCGCAActccctctgccttctccctgcccccttaCACCCATCCCTGCTGACCACTGCATCTGGGCCTCCCACGCCACAGCGTGCACGTGACCAACGATGACCGGGGCCGGAGCGGCGTGTCCTGGACCCACGAGGTGGCCGTGCTGCTGGGAGACGTGGCCGTGCGGCTGCTGCAGGGCGGAGCGGTCACGGTGAGTAAAGCCAAGGACCCGGGGAAAGTCGGTCCTGCGCGTTCCTCTCCGCTGTCCCGACGTCGCTCCTCCTCCCgcctcccttctcctccaggtGGACGGGCGCCCCGTCGCCTTGCCCTTCTTGCAGGAGCCTCTGCTGTATGTGGAGCTGCGGGGACGCACGGTGATGCTACACGCCCAGCCGGGGCTCCAGGTGCGGCCGGGGCGAGTGGGGTGCAGGGGAGCCTCGGGCCTGTTCAGGTGTCTGTATCTGTAGAGGGAGTGGGGATACCAGCTACCTCCCAGGCCAAAtgaggccacagaggtgagagaGTTCTGCTGGATTCTGAAGGGAGAAGAGGAATCAGGGTTAGAGACCTCCACGTGTGATGGAAGGAGTTCTGAGCCTGGTTTGCGATCTTGGCTCAACCACCCACACACTGGGGCTCTTAGGCCATTACCTTAAGCCcatcctttctgggcctcagctttcccATCAGTCAAATGGGGGAAGGGTTGGGAGGGTGGGCAATGTCAACTGCCGTCTCCTAGGTGGCTTCAGAGATTTTCTCCAATTCCCATGTCAAAGAGTAGTTCACTCCCTGGCCTCCAGCAACAAGCACATTTGTAAATTCAGAAAATAAGTCTTGTCTACTCTTATGATACAGACTCTAATTATGCTTTGTTCTCGGTAAGGCCTGAATGCCCATGAGAGAGTGACTCTCTGGAAGAGGGTTGCATTTCATGGGGGCGCCGAGTTCATGGAGGATGAGGGGAGAAGGTGCCCTTTTGAGGGAGCTGTGGGTGGCTCTTCATGTCTTCTGTGTTTGCCTAGGGCTGACAGGGCAGGTACCTACTTGTATCCTCCCTTCCAGGAGACACCTCCACCTGTCCATTCTCCTCCCCTACAGCAGGGGGCGTGCTGACGCCGCCAGGATCGGCACTGGGCTTCCTGGGGCCCCTGCCTTTCCCCACTTTCCAGTCCCAGCCTCTCTGCACAGGTGCTGTGGGATGGGCAGTCCCAGGTGGAGGTGAGAGTGCCTGGCTCCTACCGGGGCCAGATTTGTGGGCTCTGTGGCAACTTCAATGGCTTTGCCCAGGATGATCTGCAGGGCCCTGAGGGGCTGCTCCTGTCCACTGAGGCTGAGTTTGGGAATAGCTGGCAGGTGAGTCACACaggagctggggggcaggggggaggcaCAGTTGAGCATGAATCTCAGAGCAGCCTTCTGGTATGGAAAGGGAAGTTTGCACACAAGGTGGGCTTTGGGGCTTTCAAGGAGGTTTGGGGACTTCTTGCCTGCTATGGTGCTGGGGGAGGCAGGATGGCCTGTTGAAAGCGGTCTCATCATCTGAATCCCCAAGCCCTGCTTTGCCGCTCAcgaactgtgtgaccttggacaagtcacttacctgctctgggccttggtttgtccatctgtaaaatgggaacaaaggAAAAGTAGCTGATGCTTCCTTTGCTGTTCTCATAGGGAGGTTTATGAggctaaaacaaaatatttggt
Encoded proteins:
- the KCP gene encoding kielin/chordin-like protein isoform X9 gives rise to the protein MQPSPAFWSPLCPGWSSQASLPQARKSGKAWEWPQREELPLPVHGSAALSEGGAVPREPLGLADIHDYQLQAPAHSSAPAGAPQERWRPLEERLGRLEAEVTELREQNKDLQGRVRQLESCECHTASPQCWGLGRAWPEGARWEPDACTACVCQDGATHCVPQPGLPHCHGCSHNGQAYGNGETFATDACTTCRCLEGAITCTQKPCPRGPCLEPGACCPHCEPGCTGGHRSGETWQLEPCVICTCQAGTVQCQGPSCSELNCLESYTPPGECCPICWPGCEYEGQLYEEGANFLSSSNPCLQCSCLRSLVRCVPMKCPPIPCPEPVLRPGHCCPNCQAQGCTEGGSHWEHGQEWTTPGDPCRICQCLEGHIRCHQRECASLCPYPARPLPGTCCPVCDGCFLNGREYRSGEPVGSGDPCSHCRCANGSVHCEPLPCPPTPCRHPGRIPGKCCPVCDSCEYQGHQYQSQETFRLQESGRCVRCSCQAGEVSCEEQECPGAPCTLSDSGPQLCPACVLGGEEFAEGVQWEPDGQPCTTCSCQAGVPVCRALLCSPAPCQHPTKPPGACCPSCESCTYHGQVYANGQNFTDADSPCHTCYCEDGTVTCSLVNCPPTTCARPQSGPGQCCPRCPDCILEKQVFMDGESFSHPRDPCQECQCREGHAHCQPRACPRASCAHPLPGPCCQNNCNGCAFAGKEYPNGADFPHPSDPCRLCRCLSGHVQCPARRCPPLPCPEPLLLPGECCPQCPATPSGCPRPGGGVPVRHQEHFSQPDDPCRRCLCLDGSVSCQLLPCPPAPCTHPRQGPCCPSCDGCLYQGKEFASGERFPSPTARCHVCLCWEGSVSCEPRACAPAQCPFPARGDCCPTCDGCEYLWESYLSSQDFPDPREPCNLCTCLGGFVNCSRRPCEPLGCSHPLTPSGHCCPTCQGCLYHGVTAAPGETLPDPLDPTCSICTCQEGSMRCRKKPCAPALCPHPSPGPCFCPVCHSCLSQGREHQDGEEFEGPAGSCERCRCQAGQVSCERLQCPPLPCPLQVTEPGSCCPRCRGCLVHGEEHPEGSSWEPPNSPCSSCMCHEGVITCARVQCVTSCAQPHLGPRDCCPRCSACEHEGRKYEPGESFQPGTDPCEVCTCELQPEGTPSLRCHRRQCPSLVGCPASQLLPPGPQHCCPTCAQPLSPCTEHLRGSKLAPPDPCYTCQCQDLTWLCIHRACPEPSCPLLERHTPPGSCCPVCQECVVEAEGQRVADGESWRDPSDDCITCTCRRGRVECHLEECQALSCPHGWAKVREAGRCCERCQAPAQSCAHQGRQVASGERWAVDACTSCSCVAGAVSCQSQRCPPLSCGPDEAPALRPGSCCPRCLTRPGSCMAFGDPHYRTFDGRLLHFQGSCSYVLAKDCRGGDFSVHVTNDDRGRSGVSWTHEVAVLLGDVAVRLLQGGAVTVDGRPVALPFLQEPLLYVELRGRTVMLHAQPGLQVLWDGQSQVEVRVPGSYRGQICGLCGNFNGFAQDDLQGPEGLLLSTEAEFGNSWQVPEGPGPGRPCSKGREVDPCRAAGYRARREANARCRVLKSSPFSRCHAVVPPEPFFAACVYDLCACGPGFLADTCLCDALEAYASHCRQAGVTPAWRGPTLCVVGCLLDRGFVFDECGPPCPRTCFNQHVPLGELAAHCVRPCVPACRCPAGLVEHEAHCISPEACPPVLLTGDQPPSTLPNPSQKPQGQEP
- the KCP gene encoding kielin/chordin-like protein isoform X17 — its product is MPKRTLPGAGSMLPALRARLYWRPQEWGNVATGALCHLYLSVSTLQAGTVQCQGPSCSELNCLESYTPPGECCPICWPGDLPPTLPRRPLGPRGFRTYLGSCLPLGNVHPPRCLLTSPSRWQPSPGCEYEGQLYEEGANFLSSSNPCLQCSCLRSLVRCVPMKCPPIPCPEPVLRPGHCCPNCQAQGCTEGGSHWEHGQEWTTPGDPCRICQCLEGHIRCHQRECASLCPYPARPLPGTCCPVCDGCFLNGREYRSGEPVGSGDPCSHCRCANGSVHCEPLPCPPTPCRHPGRIPGKCCPVCDSCEYQGHQYQSQETFRLQESGRCVRCSCQAGEVSCEEQECPGAPCTLSDSGPQLCPACVLGGEEFAEGVQWEPDGQPCTTCSCQAGVPVCRALLCSPAPCQHPTKPPGACCPSCESCTYHGQVYANGQNFTDADSPCHTCYCEDGTVTCSLVNCPPTTCARPQSGPGQCCPRCPDCILEKQVFMDGESFSHPRDPCQECQCREGHAHCQPRACPRASCAHPLPGPCCQNNCNGCAFAGKEYPNGADFPHPSDPCRLCRCLSGHVQCPARRCPPLPCPEPLLLPGECCPQCPATPSGCPRPGGGVPVRHQEHFSQPDDPCRRCLCLDGSVSCQLLPCPPAPCTHPRQGPCCPSCDGNAPTAPARTPSSSTPEPHLLRPPLTLRPSLPPGGAPPLLPLPPGPLLRGGVLTKKVREQCPPSPQGPGGSAPGAPPPRPPSPSPAPQAACTRGRSSPVASASLRPLPGATSASAGRAASAASPGPVPQHSAPSLPGVTAALPVMDASIMGSPLPPERPFLTRSTPPAPSAPARKAPCAAGRSRVLQLCAPIPPQGLASALFATGREHQDGEEFEGPAGSCERCRCQAGQVSCERLQCPPLPCPLQVTEPGSCCPRCRGCLVHGEEHPEGSSWEPPNSPCSSCMCHEGVITCARVQCVTSCAQPHLGPRDCCPRCSACEHEGRKYEPGESFQPGTDPCEVCTCELQPEGTPSLRCHRRQCPSLVGCPASQLLPPGPQHCCPTCAQPLSPCTEHLRGSKLAPPDPCYTCQCQDLTWLCIHRACPEPSCPLLERHTPPGSCCPVCQECVVEAEGQRVADGESWRDPSDDCITCTCRRGRVECHLEECQALSCPHGWAKVREAGRCCERCQAPAQSCAHQGRQVASGERWAVDACTSCSCVAGAVSCQSQRCPPLSCGPDEAPALRPGSCCPRCLTRPGSCMAFGDPHYRTFDGRLLHFQGSCSYVLAKDCRGGDFSVHVTNDDRGRSGVSWTHEVAVLLGDVAVRLLQGGAVTVDGRPVALPFLQEPLLYVELRGRTVMLHAQPGLQVLWDGQSQVEVRVPGSYRGQICGLCGNFNGFAQDDLQGPEGLLLSTEAEFGNSWQVPEGPGPGRPCSKGREVDPCRAAGYRARREANARCRVLKSSPFSRCHAVVPPEPFFAACVYDLCACGPGFLADTCLCDALEAYASHCRQAGVTPAWRGPTLCVVGCLLDRGFVFDECGPPCPRTCFNQHVPLGELAAHCVRPCVPACRCPAGLVEHEAHCISPEACPPVLLTGDQPPSTLPNPSQKPQGQEP